From the genome of Malus sylvestris chromosome 6, drMalSylv7.2, whole genome shotgun sequence, one region includes:
- the LOC126627347 gene encoding probable phospholipid hydroperoxide glutathione peroxidase — MASPRPATGSFYDFTVKDIKGNDVDLSIYKGKVLLVINVASKCGLTNSNYDELNQLYQNYKDQGFEILAFPCNQFGSQEPGSNKEIEDFVCTRFKSEFPIFDKIEVNGDNTAPVYKFLKEGKWGFFGDDIQWNFTKFLVDKEGKASHRYYPTTPPLSIEHDIKTLLGVA, encoded by the exons atggcAAGTCCTCGCCCAGCCACTGGATCGTTTTATGACTTTACTGTCAAG GATATTAAGGGAAATGATGTCGATCTTAGCATTTACAAGGGAAAAGTTCTGCTGGTCATCAATGTTGCTTCCAAATG CGGACTGACCAACTCAAATTACGATGAGCTGAATCAACTGTATCAAAACTATAAAGATCAAG GCTTTGAAATTCTGGCATTTCCCTGCAACCAGTTTGGTAGTCAGGAACCAGGAAGTAACAAAGAGATTGAAGATTTTGTCTGCACTCGTTTCAAATCGGAGTTTCCCATCTTTGACAAG ATTGAAGTAAACGGAGATAATACTGCTCCAGTATACAAGTTCTTGAAGGAAGGCAAGTGGGGATTCTTTGGAGACGATATTCAGTGGAACTTTACCAAGTTTCTAGTTGACAAAGAAGGCAAAGCGTCTCACCGCTATTACCCAACCACTCCCCCCCTTAGCATCGAG CATGACATCAAGACGCTGTTGGGAGTCGCATAA